A stretch of Bradyrhizobium sp. CCBAU 53338 DNA encodes these proteins:
- a CDS encoding alpha/beta hydrolase, which yields MRTKLPSDEAFVNRDGVKIHFEIYGSGAETILFIPPWSIVHSRVYKAQVPFFAENFRCVTYDPRGNGKSDRPNDASAYTLDQFLGDAIAVLDAVGVDRAILIGLSFGGMLASLAAAQHPDRVQAAVLIGTAAAIGPGYPYMMPQHFLTQQQQFTDWNKYNREYWLTNYREFAEFFMSNMFVEPHSTKQIEDSVGWACETDGHVLGKTVEARTIAPPFDVGEAMYRAIRCPVLVIHGDNDRIQPYERAQRVAEVLGVELKTIPGGGHNPSGRFPAKCNAMIIEFLQELGLMARPQRKTRRARTALYLSSPIGLGHARRDLAIARELRDLHPDLEIHWLAQDPVTRLLESRREIIHPMSKQLASETRHIEQEAGEHELHCFEALRRMDEVLIKNFMHFQQAVEETEYDLVIADEAWDIDHHWHEHPELKRSQLAWFTDFVGYLPMDNGDKREAFLTSDYNAEMIQHVEKNPAVRDRAIFVGTPDDVVPRSFGEGLPDIQSWVTRHFEFSGYIIGEHPNDFGSRDELRRSLGYNDDERVCIVTVGGSGVGAHLIRRVLQTYPLVVQTISNLRMIVVVGPRIDRGAFDVPQGVEIHSFVSDLDRHLAACDLAVVQGGLTTCMELTAAQTPFIYFPLKNHFEQNFHVPYRLHRYRAGRRMEFASSTPETIAEAMVQQLTKPGRFALVEAGGAARAARMLAELL from the coding sequence ATGCGGACAAAGCTCCCTAGCGACGAGGCTTTCGTCAACCGAGACGGCGTGAAGATCCATTTCGAAATCTACGGCAGCGGAGCAGAGACGATTCTCTTCATCCCGCCCTGGAGCATCGTGCATTCGCGAGTCTACAAGGCGCAAGTGCCGTTTTTTGCAGAAAACTTCCGATGCGTGACCTACGATCCGCGCGGCAATGGCAAGTCGGATCGGCCGAACGATGCCTCAGCCTATACGCTAGATCAGTTTCTAGGTGACGCAATTGCGGTGCTGGACGCCGTTGGAGTTGACCGAGCTATCCTGATTGGACTTTCCTTCGGCGGCATGCTGGCGAGCCTTGCGGCCGCGCAACATCCCGATCGCGTCCAAGCTGCCGTTCTCATCGGAACAGCCGCCGCCATCGGACCCGGCTATCCCTACATGATGCCACAGCATTTCCTGACGCAACAACAGCAGTTCACCGATTGGAACAAGTACAATCGTGAGTATTGGCTCACCAATTATCGGGAGTTCGCTGAGTTTTTCATGAGCAACATGTTCGTCGAACCGCACTCGACCAAACAAATCGAGGATTCCGTTGGTTGGGCATGCGAGACGGACGGCCACGTTCTTGGAAAAACAGTGGAAGCGCGCACGATTGCCCCTCCGTTCGACGTCGGCGAGGCCATGTATCGCGCGATCCGGTGTCCGGTGCTTGTCATTCATGGCGACAATGATCGTATTCAGCCATACGAGCGCGCGCAGAGGGTCGCTGAGGTTCTGGGCGTCGAGCTAAAGACTATCCCGGGCGGCGGCCATAATCCGTCTGGACGCTTCCCTGCCAAATGTAACGCGATGATCATCGAGTTCTTGCAGGAATTGGGTTTGATGGCGCGACCGCAGCGCAAGACGCGCAGAGCTAGGACCGCTCTATATTTGTCGTCGCCGATCGGTCTCGGACACGCGCGCCGCGATCTGGCAATTGCACGCGAATTGCGCGATTTGCATCCCGACCTGGAGATACACTGGTTGGCGCAAGACCCGGTCACACGGCTTCTGGAAAGCCGTCGTGAGATAATTCATCCTATGAGCAAACAACTGGCGAGCGAGACCCGGCACATTGAGCAGGAGGCCGGGGAGCACGAACTGCATTGCTTCGAGGCTCTACGCCGCATGGACGAGGTGCTCATTAAGAACTTCATGCACTTTCAGCAGGCGGTGGAAGAGACGGAATACGACCTCGTGATTGCCGACGAGGCGTGGGATATCGACCATCACTGGCATGAGCATCCTGAGCTCAAGCGATCTCAACTTGCCTGGTTTACCGACTTCGTCGGCTATCTGCCAATGGACAACGGCGACAAGCGCGAAGCTTTTTTGACGTCGGACTATAATGCCGAGATGATCCAGCATGTTGAGAAGAATCCTGCGGTTCGCGACCGCGCGATTTTCGTAGGGACGCCGGATGACGTCGTTCCACGATCGTTCGGCGAAGGACTCCCGGACATCCAAAGCTGGGTCACGAGGCATTTCGAATTCTCTGGTTACATAATCGGGGAACATCCCAATGACTTTGGCAGTCGCGATGAGTTACGTCGCTCTCTCGGTTATAATGACGACGAGCGCGTCTGTATCGTGACGGTCGGCGGATCCGGTGTCGGCGCGCATCTGATCCGGCGCGTTCTACAAACCTACCCGCTGGTGGTGCAGACAATTTCTAATCTGCGGATGATCGTGGTTGTGGGCCCTCGTATCGATCGAGGCGCGTTTGACGTACCACAAGGCGTCGAGATCCATTCTTTCGTATCCGATCTCGACCGCCATCTTGCAGCCTGCGACCTTGCCGTCGTGCAGGGCGGCCTAACGACCTGTATGGAGCTGACGGCGGCACAAACGCCCTTCATTTATTTTCCGCTCAAGAACCATTTTGAGCAGAATTTTCATGTCCCTTACAGGCTTCATCGCTATCGCGCTGGTCGACGAATGGAATTTGCGTCGAGCACTCCGGAGACGATTGCTGAGGCTATGGTCCAGCAATTGACCAAGCCTGGTCGATTTGCATTGGTTGAAGCCGGCGGCGCCGCTCGTGCAGCCAGGATGCTGGCGGAATTGCTCTAG
- a CDS encoding PilZ domain-containing protein yields the protein MTFNNFSLVVRSLSVMEKRHVRRRRVFKAAIIEFPGGVFSCVVRDLSDCGANLDVPSQIGIPYEFMLSIPTAQLHRPCRAVWRSDKRVGIAFVKNERQFEGNEDDLAKFSQEPSS from the coding sequence ATGACTTTCAACAATTTCTCACTTGTGGTTCGTAGCCTCTCGGTCATGGAAAAACGCCACGTACGCCGGCGGCGCGTTTTCAAAGCCGCGATAATCGAATTTCCGGGAGGCGTCTTCAGCTGCGTCGTCCGTGACCTCTCGGACTGTGGCGCTAACTTGGATGTCCCAAGTCAAATTGGTATTCCGTACGAGTTCATGCTCAGCATCCCAACGGCGCAACTTCATCGGCCATGCCGAGCGGTGTGGCGTTCCGACAAGCGGGTCGGGATCGCCTTTGTGAAGAATGAACGTCAATTTGAGGGGAACGAGGACGATCTTGCCAAGTTTTCCCAAGAGCCCAGTTCGTGA
- the cysK gene encoding cysteine synthase A: protein MGHQYQSILETVGHTPVVRINRLAPAGVNLFVKVEAFNPLGSVKDRLALGVIEAAEKSGELKPGQTVIEATSGNTGIGLAMVCAAKGYPLVVTMAETFSIERRRLMRFLGAKVVVTPAADRAVGMINKTMELAKTHGWFMTRQFENEANPDYHSKTTAVEILDDFARDRLDYWVTGYGTGGTLKGVSRVLRKERPDTKIIVCEPQDAQLLGSGVEQMRNDDGTPAAPHPTFKPHPMQGWTPDFIPKITGDAVTMKLIDRILPIPGPEAIRCSKELATKEGIFVGITSGATMAGALKIAAEAEKGANILCMLPDTGERYLSTPLFADVPIDMNEEELKISRSTPTAQFKT, encoded by the coding sequence ATGGGTCATCAATATCAAAGCATTCTCGAAACTGTCGGCCACACGCCCGTTGTGCGGATCAATCGTCTCGCGCCCGCGGGCGTCAACCTCTTTGTGAAGGTAGAGGCCTTCAATCCGCTGGGCTCGGTCAAGGACCGGCTCGCTCTTGGCGTGATCGAGGCCGCGGAGAAATCCGGAGAACTCAAGCCCGGTCAGACAGTAATTGAGGCGACGAGCGGCAACACGGGCATCGGCCTTGCGATGGTATGCGCCGCCAAAGGATACCCCCTGGTTGTCACCATGGCCGAGACCTTCAGCATAGAGCGGCGGCGGCTGATGCGGTTCTTGGGCGCGAAGGTCGTCGTAACCCCTGCGGCCGACCGGGCGGTCGGAATGATCAACAAGACTATGGAGCTTGCCAAGACCCATGGCTGGTTCATGACGCGGCAATTCGAAAACGAAGCCAATCCGGACTACCATTCCAAAACTACAGCGGTCGAGATTCTGGACGATTTCGCGCGAGACCGGCTGGACTATTGGGTCACGGGCTACGGGACTGGCGGCACGCTGAAAGGCGTGTCGCGGGTGCTCAGGAAGGAACGTCCCGACACGAAGATCATCGTTTGTGAGCCACAAGATGCGCAACTGCTGGGCAGCGGCGTTGAGCAGATGCGCAACGACGATGGCACGCCGGCGGCGCCGCATCCGACATTCAAGCCGCATCCGATGCAGGGCTGGACGCCCGACTTCATCCCAAAGATCACCGGCGATGCCGTCACGATGAAACTCATCGACCGGATCCTGCCCATCCCCGGCCCCGAGGCCATCAGGTGCAGCAAGGAACTTGCGACCAAGGAGGGCATCTTTGTCGGTATCACCTCGGGCGCAACCATGGCTGGCGCGCTCAAGATCGCGGCAGAGGCCGAGAAAGGCGCGAACATCCTTTGCATGCTGCCTGACACCGGGGAGCGCTATCTGAGTACGCCGTTGTTCGCTGACGTTCCTATCGACATGAACGAGGAAGAGCTGAAGATTTCGCGCTCAACGCCGACGGCCCAGTTCAAGACGTAG
- a CDS encoding response regulator, whose amino-acid sequence MSTYIVVVDDEPDVVEMFRQQFRRDLRSGRFMMEFALSAPAALEQVKAIPDPSLILILSDINMPGMTGLEMLPKVKAERPNVPVIMITAYGDDTTRKRATELGAAGLLPKPIDFSLLRREIERRLERAAQCVIGPSRTT is encoded by the coding sequence ATGAGCACGTACATCGTTGTAGTCGATGACGAGCCCGACGTCGTCGAGATGTTCAGGCAACAGTTCCGTCGGGATTTGCGGTCCGGCCGGTTCATGATGGAATTTGCCCTGTCCGCACCGGCCGCGTTGGAGCAGGTGAAGGCAATACCTGATCCGTCACTCATCTTGATCCTTTCCGACATCAACATGCCGGGTATGACAGGTCTTGAGATGCTGCCCAAGGTGAAGGCGGAGCGTCCAAACGTCCCCGTCATCATGATCACCGCTTATGGCGACGATACGACCCGGAAGAGAGCGACCGAACTTGGTGCAGCCGGATTGCTTCCAAAGCCTATCGATTTTAGCCTGTTGCGCCGGGAGATCGAGCGACGGCTGGAGCGGGCTGCTCAGTGCGTTATTGGCCCAAGTCGGACAACATAG
- a CDS encoding GAF domain-containing protein, with product MARSAKAGGKRSAAKARLARLANGRKPSKAKRPVQPAAPLKRTTARHTELQEARVQQAATAAILKVIASSPSDVQPVFDAIAHSANRLIGSFSTAVHRVIGDLVHLVAYTPTDPKSDKALQKSFPMHLGVMPTALLKQGETIQIADSEKAEVAIQRLARTRGWRSITFTPLVSHSTFIGYITSTRQEPGVLADHHVQLLQTFADQAVIAIENARLFNEVQAKTQDLTEALRYQTGSANILNVIASSPTDVQPVMNAIVESACEFCGAYDAVALLQEGKDLLFVAHHGPIPQFSIRKSINRNWTAGRAFIEKKAIHVHDLQAERDEFPEGQELALSMGHRSIVSVPLLRGGESIGALVLRRREVNPFTEKQIGLLQTFADQAVIAIQNVKLFDEVQARTRDLQESLQQQTATADVLKVISRSAFDLQTVLDTLTESATELCNADMGSIARKDERGYYHATAYKFAVDWVRVADPLRIQPGRGSVIGRALLEKKAVQIIDVLSDAEYNYPDMQRAAGYRTLLGVPLMRQGEPIGALFLGRKTVKPFSDQQIELVSTFADQAVIAIENARLFDEVQTRTSELSESLRQQIATSDVLKVISRSTFNLQPVFDVIAENAVKLCEAERAFIFRYDGRLLRAVAHCNAGPEVQQFVYQNPIEPGRQSISARAALERRTIHVADVQADQDYQYALRDVGPIRTLLAVPMLKGDELIGVIASYRLELKPFSTDQIALLEVFADQAVIAIENARLFNETKEALERQTATAEVLKIISRSAVDLDTVLDTLVQTVARLCRADQVYMFHLRHDLWHLVADYGLSTAARDFFQTNPFTPGRGSTSGRAASERRAVVIPDVLQDPEYTLSEGQKIAGYRTTLGIPLIREDKLLGVFSITRTRVEPFTDREVELATTFADQAVIAIENARLFEELRERQAELRVTFDNMGDGVVMFDAEARIAAWNRNFQEMLDLPDAFLAGRPSYADYFRYLAKRGEYSADLEEQLIGTVEDTRRELRLERTRPDGRVVEVRRNAVPDGGFVLIYADITERKRAEEAIRLARDAAQNALRDLQTAQDRLVQTEKLASLGQLTAGIAHEIKNPLNFVNNFAALSAELTDELSDTLGPVPLDERIRGDINELTGMLKSNLEKVVQHGKRADSIVKNMLLHSREGSGELRVADINSLVEESLNLAYHGARAEKSGFNIALQRQFDATAGEAELFPQEITRALLNLISNGFYAATKRAVDSGGKAFEPTLLASTKNLGASVQIRIRDNGTGIPAEVKEKIFNPFFTTKPAGEGTGLGLSMTHDIIVRQHGGTIRVDTAPDEYTEFIVTLPRATGAPRRSTT from the coding sequence ATGGCGCGGTCGGCAAAAGCAGGCGGCAAGCGGAGCGCGGCGAAGGCCCGCCTGGCGCGCTTAGCGAACGGCCGTAAGCCTTCGAAGGCCAAGCGTCCCGTTCAGCCCGCCGCCCCTTTGAAGCGGACCACAGCCCGGCACACGGAGTTGCAGGAAGCCCGTGTACAACAGGCGGCAACGGCTGCGATATTGAAGGTCATCGCGAGCTCACCGTCGGACGTGCAGCCGGTGTTCGACGCTATCGCGCATAGCGCGAACCGATTGATCGGGAGCTTCTCGACCGCGGTTCATCGGGTTATTGGCGACCTCGTTCATTTGGTGGCCTATACGCCCACGGACCCGAAATCCGACAAAGCTCTTCAGAAATCGTTTCCCATGCATCTCGGCGTGATGCCCACCGCTCTACTTAAGCAAGGCGAAACTATACAGATCGCTGATTCTGAAAAGGCCGAGGTCGCAATCCAGCGACTTGCCCGTACCCGCGGCTGGCGCAGCATCACGTTTACGCCGCTTGTGAGCCACAGCACTTTTATAGGGTATATCACCTCCACGCGACAGGAGCCGGGCGTCCTCGCCGATCATCACGTCCAGTTGCTGCAAACCTTCGCCGACCAAGCTGTCATCGCGATCGAGAACGCGCGGTTGTTCAACGAGGTGCAGGCCAAGACGCAGGACCTTACCGAGGCGCTACGATACCAGACCGGAAGTGCCAACATCCTCAACGTGATTGCCTCATCGCCAACTGACGTACAACCCGTCATGAATGCCATTGTTGAAAGCGCTTGCGAGTTCTGTGGAGCCTATGATGCAGTAGCACTACTGCAGGAAGGTAAAGATTTATTGTTCGTGGCCCATCATGGGCCAATCCCACAATTTTCCATTAGAAAATCAATAAATCGAAACTGGACTGCAGGTCGTGCTTTCATAGAGAAGAAGGCGATCCATGTGCACGATCTGCAAGCTGAGCGGGACGAATTTCCTGAAGGCCAAGAACTTGCCCTCAGCATGGGCCACCGCAGCATTGTCAGCGTCCCGCTACTTCGGGGAGGGGAAAGCATTGGCGCGCTTGTCTTGCGCCGTAGGGAGGTCAACCCTTTTACGGAGAAGCAGATTGGACTGCTTCAGACCTTCGCTGACCAGGCCGTTATTGCCATCCAAAACGTCAAGCTCTTCGACGAAGTGCAGGCCCGCACTCGCGACTTGCAGGAATCGCTTCAGCAGCAGACAGCAACCGCAGACGTGCTCAAGGTCATTAGCCGCTCGGCATTTGATTTGCAAACCGTGCTCGATACGCTGACCGAATCGGCGACAGAACTCTGCAACGCAGATATGGGTTCGATCGCGCGCAAGGATGAGCGCGGCTACTATCACGCTACGGCCTACAAATTCGCTGTCGATTGGGTCAGGGTTGCTGATCCGTTGCGAATACAACCAGGCAGAGGAAGTGTGATCGGGCGCGCGCTGCTCGAAAAGAAAGCCGTTCAGATCATCGACGTTCTTTCGGACGCGGAATACAACTATCCCGACATGCAGAGAGCGGCGGGCTATCGAACGCTGCTCGGAGTTCCACTGATGCGTCAGGGCGAGCCGATTGGCGCTCTCTTCCTTGGACGCAAGACAGTCAAGCCCTTTAGCGACCAGCAAATTGAATTAGTATCGACCTTTGCTGATCAAGCCGTGATCGCCATCGAAAACGCGAGGCTGTTTGATGAGGTGCAGACGCGGACGAGCGAGCTGTCGGAATCGCTTCGGCAGCAAATTGCGACGTCCGACGTACTGAAGGTGATCAGCCGGTCTACCTTCAATCTTCAACCCGTTTTTGACGTTATAGCTGAGAATGCCGTCAAGCTGTGCGAGGCCGAGAGAGCCTTCATTTTCCGATATGATGGTCGGCTGCTCAGAGCCGTGGCCCACTGCAACGCCGGCCCCGAAGTGCAACAATTCGTATACCAGAACCCAATTGAGCCTGGACGGCAGAGCATTTCGGCCAGAGCTGCTCTTGAACGGCGAACTATCCATGTGGCTGACGTTCAAGCTGACCAAGATTATCAATATGCTTTGCGAGATGTGGGCCCGATTCGAACGCTCCTCGCGGTGCCAATGCTTAAGGGCGATGAATTGATTGGTGTTATTGCAAGCTACAGATTGGAGTTGAAGCCGTTTTCGACGGACCAAATCGCTCTCTTGGAGGTCTTTGCCGACCAAGCGGTGATCGCCATCGAGAACGCGCGCCTGTTCAACGAGACGAAAGAGGCGCTGGAGCGACAGACGGCGACGGCCGAAGTGCTCAAGATCATCAGCCGTTCCGCTGTCGACCTCGACACCGTGCTCGACACGCTGGTGCAGACCGTGGCGCGTCTCTGCCGGGCAGATCAGGTTTATATGTTCCATCTGCGCCATGATCTTTGGCACCTAGTGGCTGACTACGGGCTTTCGACGGCGGCAAGAGACTTCTTCCAGACGAATCCCTTCACACCCGGACGCGGCTCGACATCCGGACGGGCTGCGTCAGAGCGTCGAGCCGTCGTCATCCCTGATGTCCTGCAAGACCCAGAATACACTCTCAGCGAAGGGCAGAAGATCGCAGGCTACCGCACGACCCTTGGCATTCCGTTGATACGGGAGGATAAGCTTCTAGGCGTATTTAGCATTACACGGACACGAGTCGAACCCTTCACGGATAGGGAGGTCGAACTCGCAACCACCTTCGCTGACCAAGCGGTAATCGCAATCGAGAATGCCCGCCTGTTTGAGGAGCTACGAGAGCGTCAGGCCGAGTTGCGCGTCACCTTCGACAATATGGGTGACGGCGTCGTCATGTTCGATGCCGAAGCGCGAATCGCCGCATGGAATCGCAATTTTCAGGAGATGCTCGATCTACCAGACGCCTTTTTGGCCGGGCGACCTAGCTATGCCGACTATTTCCGCTATCTTGCGAAGCGCGGCGAATACTCGGCCGATCTCGAAGAGCAGTTGATCGGCACGGTTGAGGATACCAGGCGGGAGTTGCGCCTTGAACGTACCCGGCCGGATGGGCGCGTCGTCGAGGTGCGCCGCAACGCGGTGCCTGACGGGGGTTTCGTTCTGATCTATGCCGACATTACGGAGCGCAAGCGAGCTGAAGAGGCCATTCGCCTGGCGCGCGACGCTGCCCAAAACGCGTTGCGGGATTTGCAAACGGCACAAGACCGCCTGGTTCAGACGGAGAAGCTGGCATCCCTCGGCCAGCTCACCGCCGGCATCGCCCACGAAATCAAAAACCCGCTCAATTTCGTCAACAATTTTGCGGCGCTCTCGGCAGAGTTGACTGATGAACTCAGCGATACATTGGGTCCGGTCCCGCTCGATGAGAGGATTCGCGGCGACATTAATGAACTAACGGGGATGCTAAAATCCAATCTGGAGAAAGTGGTCCAGCACGGCAAGCGCGCGGATTCGATCGTTAAGAACATGCTGCTGCACTCGCGCGAAGGGTCAGGCGAGCTACGAGTCGCCGACATTAATAGCTTGGTCGAGGAAAGCCTGAACCTTGCCTATCATGGCGCGCGGGCCGAGAAGTCAGGCTTCAACATTGCACTGCAACGTCAATTTGACGCTACGGCTGGAGAGGCTGAGCTCTTCCCGCAGGAGATCACCCGCGCCTTGTTGAACCTAATCTCGAACGGCTTCTATGCGGCAACCAAACGGGCGGTCGATAGCGGTGGAAAGGCATTTGAGCCGACACTCTTGGCCAGTACCAAAAATCTGGGCGCTTCAGTTCAGATACGCATTCGGGACAACGGCACTGGCATACCGGCTGAGGTGAAGGAGAAGATATTCAACCCCTTTTTCACTACCAAACCCGCGGGGGAAGGAACGGGACTCGGCCTGTCTATGACCCATGACATCATCGTGAGACAACACGGGGGCACCATCCGCGTAGACACGGCGCCAGACGAATATACGGAATTTATTGTCACGCTGCCGCGGGCAACTGGCGCGCCGAGACGGAGCACGACATGA
- a CDS encoding DUF4440 domain-containing protein, with the protein MRRAYALCFVVAAFGSPCFATDADLKQEVEKIGTAYADNFNKQNAAGIAALYATGGMMINGAGPHTNIAETYAGVFKAGFNHNEITVDQVSPLGPDTLIAVGQFHLTGKNASGEPMDFKGLWTATDVREGGVWKIRALAAFPKAPPPKD; encoded by the coding sequence ATGCGACGTGCTTACGCTCTTTGTTTCGTCGTGGCCGCTTTCGGCTCTCCCTGCTTTGCAACGGATGCGGATCTCAAGCAGGAAGTAGAGAAGATCGGCACCGCCTATGCCGACAATTTCAACAAGCAGAACGCAGCAGGTATTGCAGCGCTCTATGCGACCGGCGGCATGATGATTAATGGCGCCGGACCTCATACAAACATTGCTGAAACTTACGCTGGCGTGTTCAAGGCTGGTTTTAATCACAATGAGATCACGGTTGATCAGGTCTCGCCTTTGGGGCCTGATACCCTGATCGCAGTCGGTCAATTCCATCTTACTGGCAAGAACGCATCCGGAGAGCCTATGGATTTTAAAGGGCTTTGGACGGCGACGGATGTGCGAGAAGGCGGTGTCTGGAAGATCCGAGCACTCGCGGCCTTCCCCAAAGCGCCGCCGCCAAAGGACTAA
- a CDS encoding PRC-barrel domain-containing protein: METERRETGSLIGSDKVEGTAVYGADDQRIGSIERVMIDKTSGQVSYAVLGFGGFLGIGDDHYPLPWQSLKYDTGLGGYRTNLTADRLKGAPKYGNDNAWNWTDPGRARAVNDYYAGF, translated from the coding sequence ATGGAAACGGAACGACGGGAAACAGGAAGTCTGATCGGAAGCGACAAGGTAGAAGGCACTGCCGTCTATGGAGCGGACGACCAGAGGATCGGGTCGATCGAGCGCGTGATGATCGACAAGACCAGCGGCCAGGTATCCTATGCAGTCCTTGGCTTCGGCGGGTTCCTCGGTATCGGCGACGACCACTATCCGCTGCCTTGGCAATCGCTCAAGTACGACACCGGCCTCGGCGGTTACCGAACCAACCTCACGGCCGACCGGCTGAAGGGCGCGCCCAAGTACGGCAACGACAATGCCTGGAACTGGACTGATCCGGGACGAGCACGAGCCGTCAACGATTACTATGCCGGCTTCTGA
- the fetB gene encoding iron export ABC transporter permease subunit FetB: MTYIQLSYGDLVLPALLVVMDGVLSLVLRLKLEKQLAIATVRMVVQLVLVGYVLTFLFAAVSPFWTALAALVMVFFASREIVARQKRRLPGVWKYGLGAACTLLAAGTVTMFALLTELRPDPWYHPRYALPLLGMMLSNTMTGISLGLDVLTNSLVRERAAVEACLALGGTRHQALLPIIRDALRSGFMPIMNSMAAIGLVSLPGMMTGQILAGVEPVDAVKYQLLIMFLIAGGTGMGTLAAVLGGARLLTDHRHRLRLDRILTEG; the protein is encoded by the coding sequence GTGACCTACATCCAGCTTTCGTACGGCGATCTGGTCCTACCTGCGCTCCTTGTCGTCATGGATGGCGTCCTCTCGCTTGTTCTCCGCCTCAAGCTTGAGAAGCAACTGGCCATTGCGACCGTGCGCATGGTGGTTCAGCTCGTCCTCGTCGGATACGTGCTGACGTTCCTGTTTGCTGCGGTGTCGCCGTTCTGGACTGCCCTCGCCGCCCTGGTCATGGTCTTCTTCGCTTCGCGGGAGATCGTCGCGCGGCAGAAGCGGCGCCTTCCGGGCGTTTGGAAGTACGGTCTGGGTGCCGCATGCACGCTGCTCGCGGCCGGCACCGTCACGATGTTTGCGCTCCTGACGGAGTTGCGTCCAGATCCTTGGTATCATCCGCGCTATGCGCTGCCGTTGCTGGGCATGATGCTCAGCAACACCATGACCGGAATAAGTCTGGGCCTGGACGTGCTGACCAACAGCTTGGTGCGCGAACGAGCCGCCGTAGAGGCTTGTCTTGCGCTCGGCGGCACCCGACACCAAGCCCTGCTGCCCATAATACGGGACGCGCTGAGAAGCGGCTTCATGCCGATCATGAACAGCATGGCGGCGATCGGGCTCGTTTCGCTGCCGGGGATGATGACCGGCCAGATTCTTGCGGGCGTCGAGCCTGTCGATGCGGTCAAATATCAATTGCTGATCATGTTCCTGATCGCCGGTGGGACCGGGATGGGAACGCTGGCTGCCGTTCTGGGTGGCGCACGCCTGCTGACCGATCATCGACACCGTTTGAGGCTCGATCGAATTCTGACAGAAGGATAA
- a CDS encoding ATP-binding cassette domain-containing protein translates to MLTVSGLKRLHISVSFDLQDGECVALQGPSGVGKTLLLRSVADLDPNEGTVKLDGTPREAMPAPAWRKQVTYLAAEPGWWSDTVQEHFTSWDDALPLVTRVGLPEDCGPWSIQRISTGERQRLGLVRALMLRSRVLLLDEPTSGLDPASAAAVEALIAERMADGTSVLWSTHDDAQARRVGSRIFAMTPDGRIQESQP, encoded by the coding sequence ATGCTGACGGTCAGCGGGCTCAAGCGCCTGCACATCTCCGTGTCATTCGACCTGCAGGACGGCGAATGCGTCGCCCTGCAAGGACCCTCCGGAGTAGGAAAGACTTTGCTGCTCCGCTCCGTCGCGGACCTCGATCCCAACGAAGGAACGGTCAAGCTGGATGGAACGCCCAGAGAAGCGATGCCAGCCCCCGCCTGGCGAAAACAAGTAACCTATCTCGCAGCCGAGCCTGGCTGGTGGTCCGACACCGTGCAGGAGCACTTCACGTCCTGGGACGATGCCCTGCCGTTGGTTACGCGCGTGGGGCTGCCGGAGGACTGCGGACCGTGGTCGATCCAAAGAATTTCGACCGGCGAGAGACAGCGATTGGGGCTTGTGCGGGCGCTCATGCTGCGATCGCGGGTGCTTCTGCTGGACGAACCGACCTCGGGCCTCGACCCCGCATCCGCTGCGGCCGTTGAAGCTCTGATTGCCGAACGCATGGCGGATGGAACGAGTGTCCTCTGGAGCACCCACGACGACGCCCAAGCTCGCCGTGTCGGGTCAAGAATATTCGCGATGACACCCGACGGTAGGATCCAGGAAAGCCAGCCGTGA